The proteins below are encoded in one region of Silene latifolia isolate original U9 population chromosome 2, ASM4854445v1, whole genome shotgun sequence:
- the LOC141643163 gene encoding uncharacterized protein LOC141643163: protein MNPNWELKGCCNRDQKAFMITIGIFTVVILALWKTFLLTPFKLITVFLHEVSHAIACWLTCGRVEGIEVHANEGGVTKTRGGAYWLILPAGYLGSSFWGMVLVLSSTNLLTAQIAAGSLAVALLIVLFIAQNWTLRGLCVGFIIFLAVVWVLQVKTEVRILRYVILFIGVMNSLFSVYDIYDDLISRRVNSSDAEKFAEVCPCPCNGVAWGFIWGLISFACLCGAMYLGLVILS, encoded by the exons ATGAACCCAAATTGGGAGCTAAAAGGATGCTGTAATCGTGACCAGAAAGCTTTCATGATCACTATTGGCATCTTCACTGTTGTTATACTTGCT CTATGGAAGACCTTCTTGTTAACACCTTTTAAGCTCATCACCGTCTTTCTCCATGAAGTTAGTCATGCTATAGCATGTTGGCTAACATGTGGTCGG GTGGAGGGAATAGAGGTTCATGCAAATGAGGGAGGCGTGACAAAAACACGTGGTGGTGCATATTGGTTGATCTTGCCTGCCGGAT ATCTTGGATCTTCATTTTGGGGAATGGTATTGGTGCTTTCCTCCACAAATCTTCTTACAGCACAAATTGCCGCTGGCTCCCTTGCAGTTGCGCTGCTTATCGTTCTCTTTATAGCACAAAAT TGGACACTTCGAGGACTTTGTGTAG GATTTATTATTTTTCTTGCTGTAGTTTGGGTCTTGCAAGTAAAAACCGAAGTTCGTATCCTTCGGTATGTCATTCTTTTTATTG GTGTCATGAACAGCTTGTTCTCAGTCTACG ATATATATGACGATCTTATATCACGAAGAGTTAATTCAAGTGATGCTGAGAAGTTTGCTGAAGTTTGTCCTTGTCCTTGCAATGGAGTAGCATGGGGTTTCATTTG GGGACTCATTTCCTTTGCATGTCTCTGTGGAGCCATGTATTTGGGCCTCGTCATCCTTTCGTGA